The following are encoded in a window of Saccharothrix longispora genomic DNA:
- the serC gene encoding phosphoserine transaminase, which translates to MTQTADPTSLVLPSDLRPSDGRFGCGPSKVRPEALAALAAEGAALMGTSHRQKPVKSLVGSVRAGLRELFSLPEGYEVVLGNGGTTAFWDAAAFGLVRERAQHFTYGEFSSKFAKVTSDAPFLGDSIVVKAEAGSAPEITYAEGADLVGWAHNETSTGVAVPVTRPAGSDGALVAIDATSAAGGLPVEATDYDVYYFAPQKNFASDGGLWIALMSPAALERVAEIGASGRWVPEFLSLTTALDNSTKDQTYNTPSLATLFLLNHQIEWILGNGGLKWAVERTADSSSRLYSWAESTSYTTPYVADPAHRSQVVGTIDFDDSVDASAVAKALRANGVVDVEPYRKLGRNQLRVAMFPAVEPTDVTTLTQAVDWVVGQL; encoded by the coding sequence ATGACCCAGACCGCCGACCCCACCTCGTTGGTCCTGCCCTCCGACCTGCGGCCGTCCGACGGCCGGTTCGGCTGCGGGCCCTCCAAGGTCCGTCCCGAGGCCCTCGCGGCCCTCGCGGCCGAGGGCGCCGCGCTGATGGGCACCTCCCACCGGCAGAAGCCGGTGAAGTCCCTGGTCGGCTCCGTGCGCGCCGGCCTGCGGGAGCTGTTCTCCCTGCCCGAGGGCTACGAGGTCGTCCTGGGCAACGGCGGCACCACCGCCTTCTGGGACGCCGCCGCGTTCGGCCTGGTGCGCGAGCGCGCCCAGCACTTCACCTACGGCGAGTTCTCCTCGAAGTTCGCCAAGGTCACCTCGGACGCGCCGTTCCTGGGCGACTCGATCGTGGTCAAGGCCGAGGCCGGCTCCGCGCCCGAAATCACCTACGCCGAGGGCGCCGACCTCGTCGGCTGGGCGCACAACGAGACGTCGACCGGTGTCGCGGTGCCCGTGACCAGGCCCGCCGGGTCCGACGGCGCGCTGGTCGCCATCGACGCCACCTCGGCCGCCGGCGGCCTGCCCGTCGAGGCGACCGACTACGACGTCTACTACTTCGCGCCGCAGAAGAACTTCGCCTCCGACGGCGGCCTGTGGATCGCGCTGATGTCCCCGGCCGCGCTGGAGCGGGTGGCCGAGATCGGCGCGTCGGGCCGCTGGGTGCCCGAGTTCCTGTCGCTGACCACGGCGCTGGACAACTCCACGAAGGACCAGACGTACAACACGCCGTCGCTGGCCACCCTGTTCCTGCTGAACCACCAGATCGAGTGGATCCTCGGCAACGGCGGGCTCAAGTGGGCCGTCGAGCGCACCGCCGACTCGTCGTCGCGGCTGTACTCGTGGGCCGAGTCGACGTCCTACACGACCCCGTACGTGGCCGACCCTGCGCACCGCTCGCAGGTCGTCGGCACGATCGACTTCGACGACTCGGTGGACGCCTCGGCGGTGGCCAAGGCGCTGCGCGCGAACGGCGTCGTGGACGTCGAGCCGTACCGCAAGCTGGGCCGCAACCAGCTGCGCGTCGCGATGTTCCCGGCGGTCGAGCCGACCGACGTGACCACCCTGACCCAGGCGGTCGACTGGGTCGTCGGGCAGCTCTGA
- the sepH gene encoding septation protein SepH: MRALRVIGLEDDGKSVILEDPDRGERFVLPADERLRAAARGDLTRLGQIEIEVESQMRPREIQARIRAGESVDQVASAAGIPKHRVERFAYPVLLERSRTADLAQRAHPVREDGPDVQTLGEVVAHSFGLRGQDYADVSWDSWRGEDGRWVVQLHWTAGRSDNRAHWAFHPGVQGGTVTALDDVAVDLMDPNPNRGLRSLRPVTALARQALEVERRQEPEILAREEPTPVAPPPPPPVREPEPEPVVEEPVVAEEPVPPVPAQQQPTPAAGSKQPPPRKEPPPKRGGKKSHPIVPSWEDVLLGVRSNRG; the protein is encoded by the coding sequence ATGCGAGCGTTGCGAGTCATCGGGCTCGAAGACGACGGCAAGTCCGTCATCTTGGAGGACCCGGATCGCGGCGAGCGCTTCGTGCTCCCCGCCGACGAGCGCCTGCGCGCCGCCGCGCGCGGCGACCTGACCCGGCTCGGCCAGATCGAGATCGAGGTCGAGTCGCAGATGCGCCCGCGGGAGATCCAGGCCCGCATCCGCGCCGGCGAGTCGGTGGACCAGGTCGCCTCGGCGGCCGGCATCCCGAAGCACCGCGTGGAGCGGTTCGCCTACCCGGTGCTGCTGGAGCGGTCCCGCACGGCCGACCTGGCGCAGCGCGCCCACCCCGTCCGCGAGGACGGGCCGGACGTGCAGACGCTCGGCGAGGTCGTCGCCCACTCGTTCGGCCTGCGCGGCCAGGACTACGCCGACGTGAGCTGGGACTCGTGGCGCGGCGAGGACGGCCGCTGGGTCGTGCAGCTGCACTGGACGGCGGGCCGCTCGGACAACCGCGCGCACTGGGCGTTCCACCCGGGTGTGCAGGGCGGCACGGTGACCGCGCTGGACGACGTCGCCGTGGACCTGATGGACCCGAACCCGAACCGGGGTCTGCGCAGCCTGCGCCCGGTGACGGCGCTGGCCCGCCAGGCGCTGGAGGTGGAGCGCCGCCAGGAGCCGGAGATCCTCGCCCGCGAGGAGCCGACCCCGGTGGCACCCCCGCCCCCGCCGCCCGTGCGGGAGCCGGAGCCCGAGCCGGTCGTCGAGGAGCCCGTCGTGGCCGAGGAACCGGTCCCGCCGGTCCCCGCGCAGCAGCAGCCGACCCCGGCGGCCGGTTCCAAGCAGCCGCCGCCGCGCAAGGAGCCCCCGCCCAAGCGCGGTGGCAAGAAGAGCCACCCGATCGTCCCGTCGTGGGAGGACGTCCTGCTGGGCGTCCGCTCCAACCGGGGCTGA
- a CDS encoding urease subunit alpha, producing MTGIDRHRYAELLGPTTGDRIRLADTNLLIEVTEDRSRGAGSGDEVVFGGGKVVRESMGQGVATRAEGAPDLVITGAVVLDHWGVVKADVGVRDGRVVGIGKAGNPDTMDGVDPALVIGPGTEVLSGNGKVLTAGGIDCHVHFVCPQIVDTAIASGLTTLVGGGTGPAEGTKATTVTPGAWNLGRMLASMDHMPVNVLLLGKGNTTREDALREQLLGGAGGFKLHEDWGTTPAAIDACLRVADESGVQVAIHTDTLNEAGFLESTLEAIGGRSINAYHSEGAGGGHAPDVIRVVSHPNVLPSSTNPTRPHTVNTLEEHLDMLMVCHHLNRSVPEDLAFAESRIRPTTIAAEDVLHDLGAISMISSDSQAMGRVGEVVIRTWQTAHVMKAKRGSLPGDGGSDNLRARRYVAKYTINPAIAHGIDHEVGSVEVGKLADLVLWEPKFFGVRPSVVLKGGFIAHAAMGDANASIPTPQPVLARPMFGAHSAALSSVHFVSRQAVDADLAGLLRLARPLVPVRDTRGVTKADMVLNDALPDVEVDPDSFAVRIDGDLVEPQPVAELPLAQRYFLF from the coding sequence GTGACCGGGATCGACCGCCACCGCTACGCGGAGCTGCTCGGGCCCACGACGGGCGACCGGATCAGGCTCGCCGACACGAACCTCCTCATCGAGGTCACCGAGGACCGCAGCCGGGGCGCGGGCTCCGGTGACGAGGTGGTCTTCGGCGGCGGCAAGGTGGTCCGCGAGTCCATGGGCCAGGGCGTGGCCACGCGCGCCGAGGGCGCGCCGGACCTGGTGATCACCGGCGCGGTGGTCCTCGACCACTGGGGCGTCGTCAAGGCGGACGTGGGGGTGCGCGACGGCCGGGTCGTCGGCATCGGCAAGGCCGGCAACCCGGACACGATGGACGGCGTCGACCCAGCGCTGGTGATCGGCCCCGGCACCGAGGTGCTCTCGGGCAACGGCAAGGTCCTCACCGCCGGCGGCATCGACTGCCACGTGCACTTCGTCTGCCCGCAGATCGTGGACACCGCCATCGCCTCGGGCCTCACCACGCTCGTCGGCGGCGGCACCGGCCCGGCCGAGGGCACGAAGGCCACCACGGTCACGCCCGGCGCGTGGAACCTCGGCCGGATGCTCGCCTCGATGGACCACATGCCGGTCAACGTGCTGCTGCTCGGCAAGGGCAACACCACCCGCGAGGACGCCCTGCGCGAGCAGCTCCTCGGCGGCGCGGGCGGGTTCAAGCTGCACGAGGACTGGGGCACCACGCCCGCCGCGATCGACGCGTGCCTGCGGGTGGCCGACGAGTCGGGCGTGCAGGTCGCCATCCACACCGACACGCTCAACGAGGCCGGGTTCCTCGAATCGACGCTGGAGGCCATCGGCGGCCGGTCGATCAACGCCTACCACTCCGAGGGCGCGGGCGGCGGGCACGCGCCGGACGTCATCCGGGTGGTGTCGCACCCGAACGTGCTGCCGTCGTCGACCAACCCGACCCGCCCGCACACGGTGAACACGCTCGAAGAGCACCTCGACATGCTGATGGTGTGCCACCACCTGAACCGCTCGGTGCCCGAGGACCTGGCGTTCGCCGAGAGCCGCATCCGGCCCACCACGATCGCCGCCGAGGACGTGCTGCACGACCTGGGCGCCATCTCCATGATCAGCTCCGACTCGCAGGCGATGGGCCGCGTCGGCGAGGTCGTCATCCGGACGTGGCAGACCGCGCACGTGATGAAGGCCAAGCGCGGCTCGCTGCCCGGTGACGGCGGCTCGGACAACCTGCGCGCCCGCCGGTACGTCGCGAAGTACACGATCAACCCGGCGATCGCGCACGGCATCGACCACGAGGTCGGCTCGGTCGAGGTCGGCAAGCTCGCGGACCTCGTGCTGTGGGAGCCGAAGTTCTTCGGCGTGCGGCCGTCGGTGGTGCTCAAGGGCGGCTTCATCGCGCACGCGGCGATGGGCGACGCGAACGCGTCCATCCCCACCCCGCAGCCGGTCCTGGCCCGGCCGATGTTCGGGGCGCACTCGGCGGCGCTGAGCAGCGTGCACTTCGTGTCGCGGCAGGCGGTCGACGCCGACCTGGCGGGGCTGCTGCGGCTGGCCCGGCCGCTGGTGCCGGTCCGCGACACGCGGGGCGTCACCAAGGCCGACATGGTGCTCAACGACGCCCTGCCGGACGTGGAGGTCGACCCGGACAGCTTCGCGGTGCGGATCGACGGCGACCTGGTCGAGCCGCAGCCGGTGGCGGAGCTGCCCCTGGCCCAGCGCTACTTCCTCTTCTGA
- a CDS encoding citrate synthase 2 encodes MVQSEDDGFTPGLEGVVAFRTEIAEPDRDGGALRYRGVDIEDLVGKVTFGNVWALLVDGRFGPGLPPAEPFPIPVHTGDVRVDVQAALAMVAPIWGYQPLLDITDEQARDQLARASVMALSYAAQSARGIGRPAVPQHRIDECRTITERFLTRWRGEPDPAHVKALDAYWVSAAEHGLNASTFTARVIASTGADVAAAMSGAIGAMSGPLHGGAPARVLPMIEEVERTGDARGYVKGVLDRGERLMGFGHRVYRAEDPRARVLRRTCKELGASRYEAADALEQAALAELRERRPDRAIETNVEFWAAVILDFAQVPPHMMPAMFTCARTAGWSAHILEEKRTGRLVRPSATYTGPAPRTPDEVEGWSEIS; translated from the coding sequence GTGGTGCAGAGCGAGGACGACGGTTTCACACCGGGTCTCGAAGGCGTGGTCGCCTTCCGCACCGAGATCGCCGAACCGGACCGCGACGGTGGCGCGCTGCGCTACCGGGGCGTGGACATCGAGGACCTCGTCGGCAAGGTGACCTTCGGCAACGTGTGGGCGTTGCTGGTCGACGGCCGATTCGGCCCCGGCCTGCCGCCCGCCGAACCGTTCCCCATCCCGGTGCACACCGGTGACGTGCGGGTCGACGTGCAGGCGGCGCTGGCCATGGTCGCCCCCATCTGGGGCTACCAGCCGCTGCTGGACATCACCGACGAGCAGGCGCGCGACCAACTGGCCCGCGCCTCCGTCATGGCCCTGTCGTACGCGGCGCAGTCGGCGCGCGGCATCGGCCGGCCCGCCGTGCCGCAGCACCGCATCGACGAGTGCCGCACCATCACCGAGCGCTTCCTCACCCGCTGGCGCGGCGAGCCCGACCCGGCGCACGTCAAGGCGCTCGACGCCTACTGGGTGTCGGCCGCCGAGCACGGCCTGAACGCCTCCACGTTCACCGCCCGCGTCATCGCCTCCACCGGCGCGGACGTGGCGGCGGCCATGTCCGGCGCGATCGGCGCGATGTCCGGTCCGCTGCACGGCGGCGCGCCCGCCCGCGTGCTGCCGATGATCGAGGAGGTCGAGCGGACCGGTGACGCGCGCGGCTACGTGAAGGGCGTCCTCGACCGCGGCGAGCGGCTGATGGGCTTCGGGCACCGGGTGTACCGGGCGGAGGACCCGCGGGCGCGCGTGCTGCGGCGGACGTGCAAGGAGCTGGGCGCGTCCCGCTACGAGGCGGCCGACGCGCTGGAGCAGGCCGCCCTGGCCGAGCTGCGCGAACGCCGCCCGGACCGCGCGATCGAGACGAACGTCGAGTTCTGGGCCGCGGTGATCCTGGACTTCGCCCAGGTGCCGCCGCACATGATGCCCGCGATGTTCACCTGCGCCCGCACCGCCGGCTGGTCCGCGCACATCCTGGAGGAGAAGCGCACCGGCCGCCTGGTCCGCCCCTCGGCCACCTACACCGGTCCCGCCCCCCGCACTCCCGACGAGGTGGAAGGCTGGTCCGAGATCTCCTGA
- a CDS encoding urease subunit beta, protein MVPGEIIPGEEPVELNPGRPRTTLVVVNAADRPVQVGSHYHFAAANPGLEFDREAAWGKRLDVPAGTAVRFEPGVEREVVLVPIAGARRVPGLRTEWAGDLDERGPAR, encoded by the coding sequence GTGGTCCCTGGCGAGATCATCCCCGGCGAGGAGCCGGTGGAGCTGAACCCCGGACGGCCGCGGACGACGCTGGTCGTGGTCAACGCGGCGGACCGCCCGGTGCAGGTGGGGTCGCACTACCACTTCGCCGCGGCCAACCCGGGGCTGGAGTTCGACCGCGAGGCCGCGTGGGGCAAGCGCCTGGACGTCCCGGCGGGCACGGCGGTGCGCTTCGAGCCGGGCGTGGAGCGGGAGGTCGTGCTGGTGCCGATCGCCGGGGCGCGCCGCGTGCCCGGCCTGCGGACCGAGTGGGCCGGCGACCTGGACGAGCGGGGGCCCGCCAGGTGA
- a CDS encoding ABC transporter ATP-binding protein yields the protein MRTPIALSAAATALAMLCGLGIPLITQRIVDGPVADRDLGALPLLVAVVVLLGCAEAGLFYARRKLIAGPASDVEARMRADLYHHLQDLQVSFHDRWQSGQLLSRGTTDLTQVRRFVGFSMVFLVVNTFVVLVGLGVLFALSPVLGVIALTCTLPLLALSYLFETKFKVVARRAQDQAGDLTTVVEESVLGIRVLKAFGRGPHLTKRFLRQARELRDTELAKVRVFAALWAVLIVLPELSIAGQLAFGAVGIADGTTTVGTLVAAVTLTAYLRWPVDSIGWLLAETNSTASAVERFYEVMDEPVTVRGPAVPTPPATPVRGHVRFEGVHFAHPGAEDEVLRGIDLDVRPGETVALVGATGSGKTTVTALVPRLADVTRGRVTLDGVDVRDLDLAQLRRMVGTAFEEPILFSASVTENVALGGEGVDEARVREALRVARAEEFVDALPWGADTRIGEQGLSLSGGQRQRLALARAVVGHPAVLVLDDPLSALDVHTEAEVEAALRRVLKGVTALVVAHRPSTVQLADRVAMIVDGRIAAVGAHTELLADNEAYRQLLSTMEDEGVAA from the coding sequence GTGCGCACGCCGATCGCGCTGAGCGCGGCGGCGACGGCGCTCGCGATGCTGTGCGGCCTCGGCATACCGCTGATCACCCAGCGCATCGTGGACGGCCCCGTCGCGGACCGCGACCTGGGCGCGTTGCCGCTGCTCGTGGCGGTGGTGGTGCTGCTCGGGTGCGCCGAGGCCGGCCTGTTCTACGCCCGCCGCAAGCTCATCGCCGGACCGGCGTCGGACGTCGAGGCGCGGATGCGCGCCGACCTGTACCACCACCTCCAGGACCTCCAGGTGTCGTTCCACGACCGGTGGCAGTCGGGGCAGCTGCTGTCGCGCGGCACGACCGACCTGACGCAGGTCCGGCGGTTCGTCGGCTTCTCGATGGTGTTCCTCGTGGTGAACACGTTCGTGGTGCTGGTCGGCCTGGGCGTGCTGTTCGCGCTGTCGCCGGTGCTGGGCGTGATCGCGCTGACCTGCACGTTGCCGCTGCTGGCCCTGTCGTACCTGTTCGAGACGAAGTTCAAGGTGGTCGCGCGGCGGGCGCAGGACCAGGCCGGCGACCTGACCACCGTGGTCGAGGAGTCGGTGCTGGGCATCCGGGTGCTCAAGGCGTTCGGCCGCGGCCCGCACCTGACGAAGCGGTTCCTGCGGCAGGCCCGCGAGCTGCGCGACACCGAGCTGGCGAAGGTGCGGGTGTTCGCCGCGCTGTGGGCGGTGCTGATCGTGCTGCCCGAGCTGAGCATCGCGGGGCAGCTCGCGTTCGGCGCGGTCGGCATCGCGGACGGCACGACCACCGTGGGCACGCTCGTCGCCGCCGTCACGCTCACCGCCTACCTGCGCTGGCCGGTCGACTCGATCGGGTGGTTGTTGGCGGAGACGAACTCGACCGCGTCCGCGGTGGAGCGCTTCTACGAGGTGATGGACGAGCCGGTGACCGTGCGCGGCCCCGCCGTCCCGACGCCACCGGCGACCCCGGTGCGCGGGCACGTGCGGTTCGAGGGCGTGCACTTCGCGCACCCCGGCGCGGAGGACGAGGTGCTGCGCGGGATCGACCTGGACGTGCGGCCCGGCGAGACGGTGGCGCTGGTCGGCGCGACCGGGTCCGGCAAGACGACGGTCACCGCGCTCGTGCCGCGCCTGGCGGACGTCACGCGCGGCCGGGTCACGCTGGACGGCGTGGACGTGCGCGACCTGGACCTGGCGCAGCTGCGGCGGATGGTCGGCACGGCGTTCGAGGAGCCGATCCTGTTCTCGGCGAGCGTCACGGAGAACGTGGCGCTCGGCGGGGAGGGCGTGGACGAGGCGCGGGTGCGGGAGGCGCTGCGGGTGGCGCGGGCCGAGGAGTTCGTGGACGCCCTGCCGTGGGGCGCGGACACCCGCATCGGCGAGCAGGGCCTGTCGCTGTCCGGTGGTCAGCGGCAGCGGTTGGCGCTGGCCCGCGCGGTCGTCGGGCACCCCGCGGTGCTGGTGCTGGACGACCCGCTGTCCGCGCTCGACGTGCACACCGAGGCCGAGGTGGAGGCCGCGCTGCGGCGCGTGCTGAAGGGCGTGACGGCGCTGGTCGTGGCGCACCGGCCGAGCACGGTGCAGCTCGCCGACCGGGTCGCGATGATCGTCGACGGGCGGATCGCCGCGGTCGGCGCGCACACCGAGCTGCTGGCGGACAACGAGGCCTACCGGCAGCTGTTGTCCACGATGGAGGACGAGGGGGTGGCGGCGTGA
- a CDS encoding urease subunit gamma, with protein MHLTPHERDKLLVHVAADVARRRLERGVVLNYPEAVALITDHVLEGARDGRSVSELMDGGRHVLTRAQVMPGVPEMIESVQVEATFPDGTKLVTVHDPIA; from the coding sequence ATGCACCTGACGCCCCACGAGCGGGACAAGCTGCTGGTCCACGTCGCGGCCGACGTCGCGCGCAGGCGGCTGGAGCGCGGTGTGGTCCTGAACTACCCGGAGGCGGTCGCGCTGATCACCGACCACGTGCTGGAGGGCGCGCGGGACGGTCGCTCGGTCAGCGAGCTGATGGACGGCGGCAGGCACGTCCTCACCCGCGCGCAGGTGATGCCGGGTGTGCCGGAGATGATCGAGTCCGTGCAGGTGGAGGCCACCTTCCCGGACGGGACGAAGCTCGTGACCGTGCACGACCCGATCGCGTGA
- a CDS encoding ABC transporter ATP-binding protein — protein sequence MSAVVEDVPQDEDARSGQDWRGVAAEDVEEITHATGVLLQARSRRLLGELLRPHSRAAVLALVIVVVENLVALAGPLLIAAAIDRGVPAALDGRPAVLAWCVGGYAACGLVATLLRFTFVRLTGRIGQDVLLVLRERIFRQAQRLSVAFHETYTSGKVISRATSDVDSLQDLLEEGLDGLLTSLLSVVGISVVLLYLDLPLALVVLSGFVPLYLLTRWFRRRSARAYRSTRGAIAQIIVQFVETMNGIRAVQAFRREKRNAGIMGALNARFRDANTEAMGVMAAFTSLVRVIGNLSLAIILAWGAFRVAGGQLELGVLAAFTLYVRRFYDPFDQLAMFTNTYASATAALEKISGLLEEEPTVREPEDPAPLGDVRGAVRFDGVGFRYSETTPVVLPPFDLTVPAGQTVALVGATGAGKSTIAKLVARFYDPTSGAVRLDGVDLRSVADAELRRAVVMVTQENFLFDGSVADNIALGRPSATRAEVEAAARAVGADAFIRALPEGYDTDVRKRGGRLSAGQRQMVAFARAFLADPAVLVLDEATSSLDVPTERLVQDALETVLADRTAFIIAHRLSTVLIADRVLVVDGGRVVEDGTPKELIGGRGRFAALHTAWRESLA from the coding sequence GTGAGCGCGGTCGTCGAGGACGTCCCGCAGGACGAGGACGCCCGGTCGGGCCAGGACTGGCGGGGTGTGGCCGCCGAGGACGTCGAGGAGATCACCCACGCCACGGGCGTGCTTCTCCAGGCCCGGTCGCGGCGGCTGCTGGGCGAGCTGCTGCGCCCGCACAGCCGGGCCGCGGTGCTCGCGCTGGTGATCGTGGTGGTGGAGAACCTGGTCGCGCTGGCCGGGCCGCTGCTGATCGCCGCCGCCATCGACCGGGGCGTGCCCGCGGCGCTCGACGGGCGCCCGGCGGTGCTGGCGTGGTGCGTCGGCGGGTACGCGGCGTGCGGGCTCGTGGCGACGCTGCTGCGGTTCACGTTCGTCCGGCTCACCGGGCGCATCGGCCAGGACGTGCTGCTGGTGCTGCGGGAGCGCATCTTCCGGCAGGCGCAGCGGCTGTCCGTGGCGTTCCACGAGACCTACACGTCCGGCAAGGTCATCTCCCGCGCGACCAGCGACGTCGACTCGTTGCAGGACCTGCTGGAGGAGGGCCTGGACGGCCTGCTCACGTCGCTGCTGTCGGTCGTCGGCATCTCGGTGGTGCTGCTGTACCTGGACCTGCCGCTGGCGCTCGTCGTGCTGTCCGGGTTCGTGCCGCTCTACCTGCTGACCCGCTGGTTCCGCCGCCGCTCGGCGCGCGCCTACCGCAGCACGCGGGGCGCCATCGCGCAGATCATCGTGCAGTTCGTGGAGACCATGAACGGCATCCGCGCGGTGCAGGCGTTCCGCCGGGAGAAGCGCAACGCGGGCATCATGGGCGCGCTGAACGCCCGGTTCCGCGACGCGAACACCGAGGCGATGGGCGTGATGGCGGCGTTCACATCGCTCGTCCGGGTGATCGGCAACCTGTCGTTGGCGATCATCCTGGCGTGGGGCGCGTTCCGGGTGGCCGGCGGGCAGCTGGAGCTGGGCGTGCTGGCCGCGTTCACGTTGTACGTGCGGCGGTTCTACGACCCGTTCGACCAGCTCGCGATGTTCACGAACACGTACGCGTCGGCGACGGCGGCGCTGGAGAAGATCTCCGGTCTGCTGGAGGAGGAGCCGACGGTCCGCGAACCCGAGGACCCCGCGCCGCTGGGCGACGTGCGGGGTGCGGTGCGGTTCGACGGGGTGGGGTTCCGGTACTCGGAGACCACGCCGGTGGTGCTGCCCCCGTTCGACCTGACCGTGCCCGCCGGGCAGACGGTGGCGCTGGTCGGCGCGACCGGGGCGGGCAAGTCGACGATCGCGAAGCTGGTGGCCCGGTTCTACGACCCGACCTCGGGCGCGGTGCGGCTGGACGGGGTGGACCTGCGGTCGGTGGCGGACGCCGAGCTGCGGCGCGCCGTGGTCATGGTGACGCAGGAGAACTTCCTGTTCGACGGCTCGGTCGCGGACAACATCGCGCTCGGACGGCCGTCGGCGACGCGGGCCGAGGTGGAGGCGGCGGCGCGGGCGGTGGGCGCGGACGCGTTCATCCGGGCGCTGCCCGAGGGCTACGACACGGACGTGCGCAAGCGCGGCGGGCGGCTGTCGGCGGGGCAGCGGCAGATGGTGGCGTTCGCGCGGGCGTTCCTGGCCGACCCGGCGGTGCTGGTGCTCGACGAGGCGACGTCCAGCCTGGACGTGCCCACCGAGCGCCTGGTGCAGGACGCGCTGGAGACCGTGCTGGCCGACCGGACGGCGTTCATCATCGCCCACCGGCTGTCGACCGTGCTCATCGCGGACCGCGTGCTGGTGGTCGACGGCGGGCGCGTCGTGGAGGACGGGACGCCGAAGGAGCTGATCGGCGGACGCGGGCGGTTCGCGGCGCTGCACACCGCGTGGCGGGAGTCGCTGGCCTGA
- a CDS encoding DUF2537 domain-containing protein: protein MELRVQDGRAVLAGSDDAGEHEVDPHTLPLGAGLAEALHEWAKVADAVSRTDSPSEGVAGALVARRGRQLAGRLAADMGSPVRYTDPVTGDVVTVDVPAAEDEPRPDESRPDEPRPDEPRPGEARPDGPDDAADAEAGQAPEPTPWGTGLTVSLITAAVVTFTVFTLSVGLGETSQWLALLANVLVVGGISPSVWLARRVPVWRWVAYGVVAGVLAAWLSLLLNGLL, encoded by the coding sequence GTGGAACTGCGGGTCCAGGACGGCCGCGCCGTGCTCGCGGGCAGCGACGACGCGGGTGAGCACGAGGTCGACCCCCACACCCTCCCGCTCGGCGCGGGCCTGGCCGAGGCGCTGCACGAGTGGGCGAAGGTGGCCGACGCCGTGAGCCGCACCGACTCCCCCTCCGAGGGCGTCGCGGGCGCCCTGGTGGCCAGGCGCGGCCGCCAGCTGGCCGGTCGCCTGGCCGCCGACATGGGCTCACCGGTCCGCTACACCGACCCGGTGACGGGCGACGTGGTGACGGTCGACGTGCCGGCAGCCGAGGACGAGCCCCGACCCGACGAGTCCCGACCCGACGAGCCCCGACCCGACGAGCCCCGACCCGGCGAAGCCCGACCCGACGGGCCGGACGACGCCGCCGACGCCGAGGCCGGGCAGGCGCCGGAACCCACGCCGTGGGGCACCGGCCTCACCGTCAGCCTGATCACGGCGGCGGTCGTGACGTTCACCGTGTTCACGCTGTCGGTGGGGCTCGGCGAGACCAGCCAGTGGCTCGCGCTGCTGGCGAACGTCCTGGTGGTCGGCGGCATCTCCCCCTCGGTGTGGCTGGCGCGCAGGGTGCCCGTGTGGCGCTGGGTGGCCTACGGCGTCGTCGCGGGCGTCCTCGCCGCGTGGCTGTCGCTCCTGCTCAACGGCCTCCTCTGA
- a CDS encoding TrmH family RNA methyltransferase, whose protein sequence is MIEIDDPADPRLDDFRDLSTADRRPDRPGGRGLVIAEGVVVVERLLASPYPVRALLGVRRRVEALGDLPAPAYVTSAEVMAEVVGFHLNRGVLAAADRAPRPDLADLAATATRLAVLEGVGDHENLGSLFRNAAALGVDGVVLGPGCSDPLYRRSVRVSMGHVLRVPFTHAPDLAAGLNTLRDNGFAVAALTPRADAVSLADAGLRGRRVAVMLGSEGPGLTDEAIAAADVAVRIPMADGVDSLNVATAGAIAFYAIA, encoded by the coding sequence GTGATCGAGATCGACGACCCGGCGGACCCGAGGCTGGACGACTTTCGGGACCTGTCGACGGCCGACCGCCGCCCGGACCGCCCGGGTGGGCGCGGCCTGGTGATCGCCGAGGGCGTGGTCGTCGTCGAACGGCTCCTCGCCTCGCCCTACCCGGTCCGCGCGCTGCTCGGCGTGCGCCGGCGCGTCGAAGCCCTCGGCGACCTCCCCGCCCCCGCGTACGTCACGTCCGCCGAGGTCATGGCCGAGGTGGTCGGCTTCCACCTCAACCGGGGCGTCCTCGCCGCCGCCGATCGCGCGCCGCGACCCGACCTGGCCGACCTGGCCGCCACCGCGACCCGCCTCGCCGTCCTCGAAGGCGTCGGCGACCACGAGAACCTGGGTTCGTTGTTCCGCAACGCCGCCGCGCTCGGCGTCGACGGCGTCGTCCTCGGCCCGGGGTGCAGTGACCCGCTGTACCGGCGCAGCGTCCGCGTCTCGATGGGCCACGTGCTGCGCGTGCCGTTCACGCACGCGCCCGACCTCGCCGCCGGCCTGAACACCTTGCGGGACAACGGCTTCGCGGTCGCCGCCCTCACGCCGCGCGCCGACGCGGTGAGCCTGGCCGACGCCGGGCTGCGCGGGCGCAGGGTCGCCGTGATGCTCGGTTCCGAGGGCCCGGGGCTCACCGACGAGGCCATCGCCGCGGCCGACGTCGCCGTGCGCATCCCCATGGCCGACGGCGTCGACTCGCTCAACGTCGCGACCGCGGGCGCCATCGCCTTCTACGCCATCGCCTGA